The following coding sequences lie in one Arachis stenosperma cultivar V10309 chromosome 5, arast.V10309.gnm1.PFL2, whole genome shotgun sequence genomic window:
- the LOC130980481 gene encoding probable phospholipid hydroperoxide glutathione peroxidase — KAVHCAGLEILAFPCNQFGAQEPGTNEEIANFVCTRFKAEFPIFDKVDVNGENAAPLYKFLKSSKGGDNIRWNFSKFLVDREGHVVHSYEPTTSPLSIEKDIKNLL, encoded by the exons AAAGCTGTGCACTGTGCAGGGCTTGAAATTCTAGCATTCCCATGCAATCAGTTTGGAGCACAGGAACCTGGAACTAACGAAGAGATAGCAAATTTTGTTTGTACTCGCTTCAAAGCTGAGTTTCCCATTTTTGACAAG GTGGATGTGAATGGTGAGAATGCTGCTCCACTTTACaagtttctgaaatcaagcaaagGTGGAGATAATATCAGGTGGAACTTCTCCAAATTTCTTGTTGATAGAGAAGGCCATGTTGTTCATAGTTATGAACCCACAACTTCTCCTCTTAGCATTGAg AAAGACATCAAGAATCTGCTGTAA